AATGCCGGCCATCAGCAGCACGACGTCGACGCCGATCGAGCCGAGCACGAGATTGACGGGATGGAAGCGGGCCGCCGAAATCCAGCTTATCTCCTCCGAGGAGTGATGGATCGCGTGGTACTTCCAGAACCCGCCGCCGTGGAACAGCCGGTGCAGCCAGTACAGCATGAAGTCGGACAAGACCAGGAACAGCGCGGCCTGGACCCAGAGCGGCATCAACGACAGCGGGCCGTGGCCATTGTCGTAGAAGGCGATGAGTTCGTCGGCGTCGTGGATGTTGAAGACGAGGCTGGCGCCGACGATCAGAAGTCCGATCCGCATGGTGCGGGCGAACACCGGAACGAAGAACCAGTAGCAGATGTCGGTGACGATCTCGCGCTTGCGCCACCACGGCGCGCCGGCATTGCAGGCCCAGAGATGTTCGAGCACGGTGAAGACCGCCGCGAGCGCGAAGGTGATGGGGATCACCTTGACGATGGTCTCGCCGAGCATCAGGGCGACTTGCATGGGCAGGCTCGACATCGTCGCCTCTCTTGCGAATTCCAGCTCTGTTACGCCTACGCCGCGAAATTTAAGGGAGCGTGAAGCCGGCGCCGCGCCGACGGCAGATCCGGAACCGGAACGAATGACAGCGGGTGCCTTAAGACGAAATTCACTCTGGGTTAAAGCATCGCGCCGCAAGCGGGTTTGCTCGATCGAATTAACTCTACCGAAAGAGCTCGGCTCTCATGGTCATCACGTCAAAGACGGCGCCGATCGAGGCGATCCCCACCCCAGTTGGAGTAATGTTCATGAAGAACTTGGTTGTGCGTTTCGCGAAGGATGAATCCGGCGCCACCGCCATCGAATACGGCCTGATCGCGGCCGGCATCGCGCTGGCCATCATCACCGTCGTCAACAATCTCGGCACCACGCTGAACACCAAGTTCACCGCGATCTCGACCGGCCTCAAGTAAAGCCGGACGAACGACGGCAAAAGCCCCGGGGTCTCCGGGGCCTTTGTTTTTCCGAAGACGGCGAGTTCCAGTGGCGTTGCGTAAGTACAGAACCGATGCCGCGATCGCGGCAAACGCGACAGCGGCGTCACAGGCCGGCTCGCCGGTCTATTGGGTCTGCGTTGCACTGCTGCTTGCGACGGCCGCGCTCGCCGCGCGTATTGCCAGCCTGTGGTGACGACGCGTTTTGCGGCTTCAGGCCCGCGCGGGCCTTGCTGCCGTTGTCGGTTTGTTTAGCACTGCCGGCTAGCATCGCCCGACGCCAGTTCCCGCGGCAATTCCCGGCCTCAAGACGCAGCCCATGATCCTCGACCTCGCGCGCCTTCTGCTCTTCCCGGCCCTGATGGCGTTCGCCGCCGCGAGCGATCTCTTCACGATGACGATCTCGAACCGCGTGTCGCTGGCGCTGGTCGCAGGCTTCTTCGCACTCGCCTTCGCCGGTGGCATGGCACCTTACGAGATGCTCAGTCATGTCGGTGCCGGCGCGCTTCTCCTGGTCATCGCCTTCACCTGCTTTGCGATGGGCTGGGTCGGCGGCGGCGACGCCAAGGTCGCGGCCTCGGTCGCGCTCTGGTTCGGTTTCGCACCGCTGATGAACTTCCTGCTCTACGCCTCGCTGTTCGGGGGTGCGCTGACGCTGCTCCTGCTCCAGTTCCGGCAATGGCCGCTGCCCTACGGGCTGGCGGGCCAGGCTTGGCTCGCTCGGCTGCACGCCAAGGAGAGCGGCATCCCCTACGGCATCGCGCTCGCGCTGAGTGCGCTGATGATCTACCCGGAGACCGAATGGGTGAAGGCGATTGATCTCGCTCACCTCGCGCTGCGCTGAACGCACTGGGTAAACCCGGCGTTAAGGCGATTTAGATACGCCTCATTAACCATGCTTTGACGAATAGCTGGTCAACTGCCGATTACGGCGGCGGTAGCGTCGCGGCGTTTTGTGGAAAGTGAAGCGTATGAATAGGGCACGCATTGTCGTCCTGACGGTCGCCATCTGCGCCGGCGGTGTCGCCGCGTACCTGGCGAGCGGCTCGGACAATTCTGCGCCGCCTCCGGCCCCGGTCGCGCAGCTTCCGACCGTCGACGTCCTCGTGGCCAAGAACGACATCGGCCTCGGCCAGACCGTGAAGCCGGAAGATCTGCAATGGCAGACCTGGCCGGCCGCGACCGCCAGCGCCGCCTTCATCCGCCGCAACGAGCGTCCCGAAGGCGTGACCCAGGTGACCGGTTCGATCGCGCGCGCCCCCTTCATTCAGGGTGAGCCCATCCGCGACCAAAAGCTGGTCAAGGCCGAGGGCTCCGGATTCATGGCGGCCATCCTGCCCAGCGGCATGCGGGCCATCTCCACCGAAATCTCGCCGGAGACCGGCGCAGGCGGCTTCATCCTGCCCAATGACCGCGTCGACGTCCTGCTCACGCGCCGTCTCAAGAACCCGGACCAGGCCTCCGGGGCCCCGGACGTCGTCACGTCCGAGATCATCCTGGTCAATGTGCGCGTGCTCGCCATCGATCAGGCTCCGAAGGAGAAGGACGGCCAGAACGCCGTGGTCGGCAAGACCGTGACCCTGGAACTCACTTCCGCACAGACCCAGGCGCTTTCCTCGGCCCGTCAGGCCGGAACGCTGTCGCTGGCGCTGCGCAGCATTGCCGACGTCAAGATGAGCGAGATCACCCTCGACGAATCCGCACAGAAGCGCGACGGCATCTCGATCATTCGCTACGGCGTCCCAAGCTCGACGGCGAAGGCACGATGAGGACAGGCGACATGAAATGCAGGGCAGAACAGGCGACGATGCGAACCTCCATGGTCCGCGCCCTGTCGTTCTCGGCCGCCTTCGCACTGGCATTCAATCCGGTGCTGACCCCCGTGGTCGCCGCCGACTATCGCCCGGCCGCGCCGGTCGCCGCCGACGGACAGATGAACGCCCGCTTCCTCTCGCTCGGCATCGGCAAGTCGATCGTGATCGACCTTCCGCGCGACATCAAGGACGTGCTGGTCGCTGACCCCAAGATCGCCAATGCGGTGGTCCGCTCGGCGCAGCGCGCCTACATCATCGGCGCCGCGATCGGCCAGACCAACATCGTGTTCTTCGATTCCGCAGGCCAGCAGATCGCGGCCTATGACATCGCAGTCAAGCGCGACCTCAACGGCGTGCGGGCGGCGCTGAAGCAGGTCCTGCCCAATTCGGACATCCAGATCGACGGGCTCGGCGACGGCATCGTCCTGACCGGCACGGCGGCGAACCCGATGGAAGCGCAGCAGGCCAACGAGCTCGCCGCGCGACTGGCCGGCGGCGTCGACAAGGTGGTGAACTCGATCGTGGTGCGCGGCCGGGACCAGGTCATGCTCAAGGTGACGGTGGCGGAAGTCCAGCGCACCATCGTCAAGCAACTGGGCATCGACCTGAGCGCCAGCCTCAACTACGGCACGTCCGTGGTGAGCTTCACGAACTCCAATCCGTTCACCGCGCTCGGCCACAATCTCGTGGACGGCAACAATTTGACGACCAAGTTCGGCGGCGCGACGTCGGTGCAGGCCACCCTGCGCGCGATGGAAACCGCTGGCGTGATCCGCACGCTGGCCGAACCGAACCTGACCGCGATCTCCGGTGAATCGGCGACGTTCATCGCCGGCGGCGAATTCCCGGTGCCGGCGGGGTATGCGTGCGACCCCACCACGCATGTCTGTACCACCCAGATCAGCTTCAAGAAGTTCGGCATCTCGCTCAACTTCACTCCCGTGGTGCTGAGCGAAGGCAAGATCAGCCTGCGCGTCATGACCGAAGTCTCCGAGCTGTCGAACGAAAATGCGATCACGCTGTCGCAGGCCGTGACCTCGACATCGGTGAACTCGCTGACGGTGCCCTCGATCAGGACCCGCCGCGCCGAGACCTCGCTGGAAATTCCCTCCGGCGGCGCGATGGCAATGGCCGGCCTGATCCAGCAGCAGACCAAGCAGGCGATCAGCGGATTGCCGGGACTGATGCAGCTCCCGATCCTCGGTACGCTGTTCCGCAGCCGCGACTTCGTCAACAACGCGACCGAGCTGGTCGTGATCGTGACGCCCTATGTCGTTCGCGCAGTGGCGCCAAAGGACCTGTCGCGGCCGGATGACGGCTTCGCCCCGCCTGCGGATCCACAGGCCCAACTGCTCGGCAACATCAACCGCATCTACGGCGTGCCCGGCCGAACCGAACCGGCCAAGAGCTACCGCGGCACCTACGGCTTCATCACCGAGTGAGGCGGAACGGGGACTTCAAGATGATCACAAGACCACCCCAGCTTCGCAAACGCACCATCCGCCTTGGTGGTGCGCTCGTCGGCATGGCGCTCGCGCTCGGCGGCTGCCAGCATGACCAGGCCGTCACGGCCTCCATTCCCGACGACTACAAGCAGCGCCATCCGATCGCGATCGAGGAGCAGAATCGCTCGATCGTCGTCTTCGTCGGCCATGCTCGCGGTGGTTTGACCGCGGCCCAGCGCGCCGACGTGATGGGTGTCGCATCAGCATGGTTGCAGGAAGGCACGGGGGCCATCCGTATCGACATGCCGTCCGGCACGCCCAATGCTCGTCCGGTCGCGGACACGATGCGTGAAATCCAGGCGATGCTCGCGGGAGCGGGCGTTCCGCCGCGCGGCGTCAACGTTCGCCCCTACCAGCCGGAAGACAAGCGCTTCCTGCCGCCGATCCGGCTCACCTATTCCAAGATCGGCGCGGTCGCTGGTCCCTGCGGCCTTTGGCCGGACGACATCGGCCCTTCGATGAAGAACAAGAGCTGGTTCGAGAACAAGGACTATTACAATTACGGCTGCGCCTATCAGCGCAACCTCGCGGCGATGGTCGACAATCCGTCGGACCTCGAGCAGCCGCGTCCTGAAACTCCCTCCTACACGCCGCGGCGCATCACCTCTCTCGAGAAATATCGCAAGGGTCTCACGTCGGCGACCACTTATCCCGAGGCCGACAAGGCCAAACTCAGCGATACCGGCAAATGATCAACTACGCCCGCCAGACACACGAAGAGCAGCCGGACGCAGCTCCTCCGCCGGTCGAGGAGCATATTGCGCCCGCGCCGCGCGTCTCGGTCCAGGCCTTCTGCGAGACCGTGGAGACTGCTGCCGCGGTCCAGGCGGCCGGCGAAGACCGCCGTCTCGGCAAGGCCCACCTGAAGATCCAGATGGGCGGCATGGCCGCGGCAAGCGAGGCCTACCGCTCGGCCCCGACGCCGAACGTCATCGTGCTCGAAAGCGACGGACGCAACGACCTGCTCGGCGGGCTCGACCAGCTCGCCACCGTCTGCGACGCCGGCACCCGCGTGGTCGTGATCGGCCGCATCAACGACGTCACACTCTACCGCGAGCTGGTGCGCCGCGGTGTCAGCGACTACGTGCTCGCGCCGGTCGGCGCGATCGACGTCGTGCGCTCGATCTGCAACCTGTTCTCCGCGCCGGAAGCCAAGGCGGTCGGCCGCATCATCGCCGTGGTCGGCGCCAAGGGCGGCGTCGGAGCTTCCACCATCTCCCATAACGTCGCCTGGGCGATCGCGCGCGACCTCGCAATGGACGCCGTCGTCGCCGATCTCGACCTCGCCTTCGGCACCGCCGGGCTCGACTACAACCAGGACCCGCCGCAGGGCATTGCCGACGCCGTGTTCTCGCCGGATCGGGTCGACACTGCCTTCATCGACCGCCTGCTGTCGAAATGCACCGACCATCTCAGCCTGCTGGCGGCGCCGGCGACGCTCGACCGGGTCTATGATTTCGGCACCGACGCCTTCGACGCCGTATTCGACACCTTGCGCTCCACCATGCCCTGCATCGTGCTCGACATTCCGCACCAATGGTCGGGCTGGACCAAGCGCGCCCTGATCGGGGCCGACGACATCCTGATCGTGGCCGCGCCCGACCTCGCCAATTTGCGCAATACCAAGAACCTGTTCGATTTGTTGAAGGCCGCGCGCCCCAACGACCGGCCGCCGCTCTACTGCCTGAACCAGGTCGGAGTGCCGAAACGGCCCGAAATCGCCGCCGCGGAGTTCGCCAAGGCGATCGAAAGCCAGCCAATCGTCTCGATCCCGTTCGAGCCGCAGATTTTCGGCTCGGCTGCCAACAACGGCCAAATGATCGCGGAGATCTCGGCCAACCACAAATCGATCGAGATGTTCCTTCAGATCGCCCAGCGCCTGACCGGCCGCAGCGAGACCAAGAAGCAAAAGTCGTCCCTGCTTTCACCCCTGATTGACAAGTTGCGGGGAAAATAAGCCCCGCATGGAGTTGTTAAGTGTTCGGTAAGCGTAGCGGAACAGACACCGACCTTCGGGCGCCCAAGCCCGGCGCCGTGTCGCCCGAGCCTGCCCAGGCTCCGGCGCCGACGGTGTCGCGCGCCCCGGCTCCGCCGGCGGTCGCCTCGCCCCCGCTCGCGCCTGCCAAGGCGCCGCCGCCTCCGGCCATGGAGAACCGGCGCTCGGACAATTATTACGAGGTCAAGGCGACCATCTTCGGCGCGCTGATCGAGGCGATCGACCTCGCCCAGCTCGCCAAGCTGGACTCCGAGTCCGCGCGCGAGGAAATCCGCGACATCGTCAACGAGATCATCGCGATCAAGAACATCGTGATGTCGATCGCCGAGCAGGAAGAGCTGCTCGACGACATCTGCAACGACGTTCTGGGTTACGGTCCACTCGAGCCGCTGCTGTCGCGCGACGACATCGCCGACATCATGGTCAACGGCGCCAACACCGTCTTCATCGAAGTCAACGGCAAGATCCAGAAGACCGGCATCCGCTTCCGCGACAACCAGCAGCTCCTCAACATCTGCCAGCGCATCGTCAGCCAGGTCGGTCGGCGCGTCGACGAATCCTCGCCGATCTGCGACGCGCGTCTCGCCGACGGCTCCCGCGTCAACGCCATCGTGCCGCCGCTGTCGATCGACGGCCCCACGCTCACCATCCGCAAATTCAAGAAGGACAAGCTGACGCTCGATCAGCTGGTCAAGTTCGGCGCGATCTCGCCGGAAGGCGCCGAAATTCTTCAGATCATCGGCCGCGTCCGCTGCAACGTGCTGATCTCAGGCGGTACCGGCTCCGGCAAGACCACTCTGCTCAACTGCCTGACCAACTATATCGAGCATGACGAGCGCGTCATCACCTGCGAAGACGCCGCCGAGCTCCAGCTCCAGCAGCCTCACGTGGTGCGGCTGGAAACCCGACCGCCCAACATCGAGGGCGAGGGCCAGGTCACCATGCGCGAGCTGGTACGCAACTGCCTGCGTATGCGGCCCGAACGCATCATCGTCGGCGAAGTCCGCGGACCCGAGGCGTTCGACCTGCTCCAGGCCATGAACACCGGCCATGACGGCTCGATGGGCACACTGCACGCCAACAACCCGCGCGAAGCCCTGTCGCGCTGCGAATCCATGATCACGATGGGTGGCTTCTCGCTTCCCTCACGCACCATCCGCGAGATGATCTGCGCTTCCATCGACGTCATCGTCCAGGCGGCGCGCCTGCGCGACGGCTCGCGCCGCATCACCCACATCACCGAGGTGATGGGCATGGAAGGCGACACCATCATCACCCAGGACATCTTCCTCTACGACATGGTCGGCGAG
The sequence above is drawn from the Bradyrhizobium amphicarpaeae genome and encodes:
- a CDS encoding CpaF family protein, which produces MFGKRSGTDTDLRAPKPGAVSPEPAQAPAPTVSRAPAPPAVASPPLAPAKAPPPPAMENRRSDNYYEVKATIFGALIEAIDLAQLAKLDSESAREEIRDIVNEIIAIKNIVMSIAEQEELLDDICNDVLGYGPLEPLLSRDDIADIMVNGANTVFIEVNGKIQKTGIRFRDNQQLLNICQRIVSQVGRRVDESSPICDARLADGSRVNAIVPPLSIDGPTLTIRKFKKDKLTLDQLVKFGAISPEGAEILQIIGRVRCNVLISGGTGSGKTTLLNCLTNYIEHDERVITCEDAAELQLQQPHVVRLETRPPNIEGEGQVTMRELVRNCLRMRPERIIVGEVRGPEAFDLLQAMNTGHDGSMGTLHANNPREALSRCESMITMGGFSLPSRTIREMICASIDVIVQAARLRDGSRRITHITEVMGMEGDTIITQDIFLYDMVGEDANGKIIGRHRSTGIGRPKFWERARYYGDEKRLAAALDAAEVAPKT
- a CDS encoding type II and III secretion system protein family protein, which produces MKCRAEQATMRTSMVRALSFSAAFALAFNPVLTPVVAADYRPAAPVAADGQMNARFLSLGIGKSIVIDLPRDIKDVLVADPKIANAVVRSAQRAYIIGAAIGQTNIVFFDSAGQQIAAYDIAVKRDLNGVRAALKQVLPNSDIQIDGLGDGIVLTGTAANPMEAQQANELAARLAGGVDKVVNSIVVRGRDQVMLKVTVAEVQRTIVKQLGIDLSASLNYGTSVVSFTNSNPFTALGHNLVDGNNLTTKFGGATSVQATLRAMETAGVIRTLAEPNLTAISGESATFIAGGEFPVPAGYACDPTTHVCTTQISFKKFGISLNFTPVVLSEGKISLRVMTEVSELSNENAITLSQAVTSTSVNSLTVPSIRTRRAETSLEIPSGGAMAMAGLIQQQTKQAISGLPGLMQLPILGTLFRSRDFVNNATELVVIVTPYVVRAVAPKDLSRPDDGFAPPADPQAQLLGNINRIYGVPGRTEPAKSYRGTYGFITE
- the cpaB gene encoding Flp pilus assembly protein CpaB, producing the protein MNRARIVVLTVAICAGGVAAYLASGSDNSAPPPAPVAQLPTVDVLVAKNDIGLGQTVKPEDLQWQTWPAATASAAFIRRNERPEGVTQVTGSIARAPFIQGEPIRDQKLVKAEGSGFMAAILPSGMRAISTEISPETGAGGFILPNDRVDVLLTRRLKNPDQASGAPDVVTSEIILVNVRVLAIDQAPKEKDGQNAVVGKTVTLELTSAQTQALSSARQAGTLSLALRSIADVKMSEITLDESAQKRDGISIIRYGVPSSTAKAR
- a CDS encoding AAA family ATPase, with product MINYARQTHEEQPDAAPPPVEEHIAPAPRVSVQAFCETVETAAAVQAAGEDRRLGKAHLKIQMGGMAAASEAYRSAPTPNVIVLESDGRNDLLGGLDQLATVCDAGTRVVVIGRINDVTLYRELVRRGVSDYVLAPVGAIDVVRSICNLFSAPEAKAVGRIIAVVGAKGGVGASTISHNVAWAIARDLAMDAVVADLDLAFGTAGLDYNQDPPQGIADAVFSPDRVDTAFIDRLLSKCTDHLSLLAAPATLDRVYDFGTDAFDAVFDTLRSTMPCIVLDIPHQWSGWTKRALIGADDILIVAAPDLANLRNTKNLFDLLKAARPNDRPPLYCLNQVGVPKRPEIAAAEFAKAIESQPIVSIPFEPQIFGSAANNGQMIAEISANHKSIEMFLQIAQRLTGRSETKKQKSSLLSPLIDKLRGK
- a CDS encoding CpaD family pilus assembly protein, whose product is MITRPPQLRKRTIRLGGALVGMALALGGCQHDQAVTASIPDDYKQRHPIAIEEQNRSIVVFVGHARGGLTAAQRADVMGVASAWLQEGTGAIRIDMPSGTPNARPVADTMREIQAMLAGAGVPPRGVNVRPYQPEDKRFLPPIRLTYSKIGAVAGPCGLWPDDIGPSMKNKSWFENKDYYNYGCAYQRNLAAMVDNPSDLEQPRPETPSYTPRRITSLEKYRKGLTSATTYPEADKAKLSDTGK
- a CDS encoding sterol desaturase family protein yields the protein MSSLPMQVALMLGETIVKVIPITFALAAVFTVLEHLWACNAGAPWWRKREIVTDICYWFFVPVFARTMRIGLLIVGASLVFNIHDADELIAFYDNGHGPLSLMPLWVQAALFLVLSDFMLYWLHRLFHGGGFWKYHAIHHSSEEISWISAARFHPVNLVLGSIGVDVVLLMAGISPNAMVWLAPFTTFHSAFVHANLNWSFGPFKYLLATPVFHRWHHTSLEEGGDTNFAGTFPIWDVLFGTFRMPEGELPQDYGKDEATMPKEIAGQFAYPFRR
- a CDS encoding Flp family type IVb pilin encodes the protein MKNLVVRFAKDESGATAIEYGLIAAGIALAIITVVNNLGTTLNTKFTAISTGLK
- a CDS encoding A24 family peptidase, translating into MILDLARLLLFPALMAFAAASDLFTMTISNRVSLALVAGFFALAFAGGMAPYEMLSHVGAGALLLVIAFTCFAMGWVGGGDAKVAASVALWFGFAPLMNFLLYASLFGGALTLLLLQFRQWPLPYGLAGQAWLARLHAKESGIPYGIALALSALMIYPETEWVKAIDLAHLALR